A single region of the Lates calcarifer isolate ASB-BC8 linkage group LG3, TLL_Latcal_v3, whole genome shotgun sequence genome encodes:
- the LOC108898102 gene encoding protein spire homolog 1 codes for MEGETREEPVKDLNELQNADWARFWVQVMRDLRHGVKLKKVQERQYNPLPIEYQLTPYEMLMDDIRSKRYKLRKVMVNGDIPPRLKKSAHEIILEFIRSRPPLNPVSARKLKPHPPRPRSLHERLLEDIKAERKLRPVSPDMIRRSRLVMRPLSMSYSFDSSDTPDAPRKLAGSTHSLASGTTGPSQGGVQPLSQRKRLLRAPTLAELDSSESDEEPTRSSSSMSTSLLEDTSPESIIGKKAPPKFLPVSATPQPDKRQSPQRRHSIEKEAPTCVRPFVPPSRQTSKSLEEFCYPVECLALTVEEVMHIRQVLVKAELEKFQQYKDIYNALKKGKLCFSCRTKRFSLFTWSYTCQFCKRPVCSQCSKKMRLPSKPYSTLPIYSLGPSAMAKEEASGASAPAEPEKNPFGSGHSRHSLRRSVYKFSKHGSSSSKDGRSQDEPELPKELTEDWVTMEVCVDCKKFITEIISSSKRSLCVATKRARLNRKTQSFYMSSSNSVNFRPSERTINEV; via the exons ATGGAGGGTGAGACTCGAGAGGAACCTGTTAAAGACCTCAATGAACTACAAAATGCGGACTGG GCACGGTTCTGGGTGCAGGTGATGCGAGATCTACGACATGGTGTGAAGTTGAAGAAGGTTCAGGAACGCCAGTACAACCCGCTTCCCATTGAATACCAGCTAACGCCATATGAAATGCTGATGGACGACATCCGCTCCAAACGTTACAAGCTGCGAAAAGTCATG GTGAATGGAGACATCCCTCCGAGGTTAAAGAAGAGCGCACATGAAATTATTCTGGAATTCATCAGGTCACGACCTCCTCTCAACCCT GTTTCAGCCCGTAAACTGAAACCCCACCCTCCAAGACCACGGAGCCTCCACGAGCGACTGCTGGAAGACATCAAAGCTGAAAGGAAGCTCAGGCCGGTCTCACCGGACATGATCCGCAGAAGCCGCCTTG TCATGCGACCTCTTAGCATGTCTTACAGTTTTGACTCATCAG ACACTCCTGATGCACCCAGGAAGTTGGCCGGCAGCACCCATTCTCTGGCCAGTGGCACCACTGGACCCAGTCAAGGTGGAGTGCAGCCTCTCAGTCAGAGGAAGAGACTGCTCAGGGCGCCCACGCTGGCTGAGCTGGACAGCTCCGAATCTGAT GAGGAGCCCACGCGAAGCAGCTCCAGCATGTCCACATCTTTGTTGGAGGACACGTCACCTGAGTCCATCATAGGGAAGAAGG CTCCTCCAAAGTTCCTTCCTGTTTCTGCCACCCCGCAGCCAGACAAGCGTCAGTCTCCACAGAGGCGGCACTCTATCGAAAAGGAGGCCCCCACCTGTGTCCGTCCCTTTGTCCCTCCATCCAGACAGACCTCCAAGTCTTTG GAGGAGTTCTGCTACCCGGTGGAGTGTCTGGCTCTGAcggtggaggaggtgatgcACATCAGACAGGTTCTGGTCAAGGCCGAGCTGGAGAAGTTTCAGCAGTACAAAGACATCTACAACGCCCTCAAGAAAGgaaag CTTTGCTTTTCGTGTCGGACCAAGAGGTTCTCCCTCTTTACCTGGTCCTACACCTGCCAGTTCTGCAAAAG GCCTGTGTGTTCCCAGTGCTCTAAAAAG ATGCGGCTGCCGTCTAAACCTTACTCCACCTTGCCCATCTATTCTCTGGGCCCCAGTGCAATGGCTAAAGAAGAGGCAAGTGGAGCGTCCGCCCCTGCAGAGCCTGAAAAGAACCCGTTTGGGTCTGGACACAGCCGTCACAGCCTACGTCGAAGCGTTTATAA GTTTTCCAAGCAtggcagcagtagcagcaaaGATGGCCGGTCACAGGACGAGCCAGAGCTCCCCAAGGAGCTGACGGAGGACTGGGTCACCATGGAGGTGTGTGTAGACTGCAAAAAGTTCATCACGGAGATCATCTCCTCCAGCAAGCGCAGCCTGTGCGTGGCTACCAAGCGTGCCCGCCTCAATCGCAAAACCCAATCCTTCTACATGTCGTCTTCTAACTCGGTCAACTTCCGGCCCTCAGAGCGCACCATCAATGAGGTGTAG